The nucleotide sequence cttcttgactaaCTCTCAAATGGTTTGCTGCGCGATTAATCTGTCTAATACCCTCCTTTCcactagcctagtctgatgtgattggtcagatggtctagtctgctgtgattggtctaccgcgaatgaggctcacaagctacagtgtttgggggagaagagtgaagttttcgctgGCAGTCCTatcaaaacgtaggcggggactatatgtagtgacgtcaATCCGCGCCGGTTCgggaatcggactagggacgactcgtttgtgCGATTCGAcacccttttttccaagccaataactttgttattcattcacctttggatGAGCAACTTGACAGACAGCTTAcgttcaaacacggcaacattacacacagcatgaaatgtaattttcatgatctcatgttatgtactctttaagctTTTTGCATAGACACCGCTGAACCTCATCTTATTTAGCTGGTTCGTCTTTCACCAAGCAGACATTAAAAGAAATAGTGTTAAAGAAACAGCTGCCTCTGCGACCTCAGAGATTACGTATTTTTGTTTGCTAACCCACTcacaaactttataaaaaatttgttccctggtaagtaattactctgtgaatgaatccaCATCTAtgttttaaagtcccagtgaaatacaaaattacaattcttatttGTTCATGCTTATGAAGCGTTTATAGTAAGTATCTTATCAATGTGGGTGATTTTCCGAAAGTAGCATTCGTTGCGATCATTTTGacttctgtattttgatgtatttctgagtgaaaaggaTTTTCAAAGTAGGAAAttggtgggcgtggcttgtgtttttcactgtgaattgaatatatttatgaaaacagcTGTTTCACTTTTAAacgaaactggcagcagactgacagctgaaggggaggagttaatggatgctccgtcatagccgtctaatttacatcatttgagataTATAGTAATTTCAGGGCGAACATGCTGATTTCAACTGAAGATTACGAGggtacatgattttttttttgacccATATTTTTTAGTGACCCATATTAacaagctatttactataaacactgcaaaatttcatgaataatataaaaataagaagtATTTAGTATACTGGGACTTTAACACATCAGGACTATCACCTACTCCATCTAATGGTCCGGAGACCCCACTAGAGGCCCTTTGTTCCTGAGACAATTAGGCTATTTTGGATTCAGCCCATTTCTTCTCTATATCCAGTGTAAGACagctaaaaataatataaactaaGTGTCACATGGGTCTGAATTAGGCTTGAGGTCAAAGGTAAGGTTTGTATTCCCCAAGAGGTCAATCTTTGACACTACAAAATTAGACACTACATATGCATCTGAAAtggtaacaataaaaataaaagaaatcacATGACCAGCTGTGTTTTCAGACAACATGCATTTTTGCTCTAGTCTTTACAATAATACGTTCATTAAAACATGAAGCAAGAATGAGTGCAAAAATCAACCTAGATTATACCATGATCATGATGAAGGAGGTAATATCCATCTGATCAAGTCTTGTTTTTTCTCTCTGACGGGTGACCAGACGGGCTCCGTACTAAATGGACACAGTTCTCTACatatatgttttgtaaatacgttaatTCCTTTGGGAAAGAAGCGAGAAAGTGTCAACACCTTATTCTTCTCTCAGCATCTGTAATGCTTCGAAAAgtaggggtggagtgagccgttggttgcaattcacaacctcaccactagatgcggCTATACATTACATATAAGTCTTTTAACTCTCAAGAAAGCCaccatatatttaataaatacaataggCAACTTGACACAACTATAAAAGCAATACAATTGGTATATTGTAATGAAAAGTTCACTCATCTTTGTGGTGGaataaggctttaaaaactAACAGGCTACAGTGATATAAATATGAAGCCTGTGTGGTCAGTAAATGTGTGACATGTGGTCTAcatcataataataattgataacATTACTTTATTTGCAGAGTCAAAGATGATGAAGTCTTAAATGATGCACAGGACTTAAGCCATTGGCTGAAATGTTTCACTCATTACAGCATCAGCATTATAATGATACTTGATTAGGAAGTTCAAGCAAAAATGTAGTTCAAATCAAATGTCAGTTTCTTCTCTAACTGCTtattagtgtttgttttttactatgatgtgcacatgtttttattcataaaatattattaaattcaaataataacataataaaatgaaaaactagTTACAAAAAAGCGAGTAAGTTACAGGCCACGTGCTGTAAGCATAATTATCTTTATTATGAATAATGACACCATGATTTACCatggtaaaacaaaataatcaatgCATACTTTTATGTACGGGTAAAACGTAAATTGAAGGTCCAGAATGAAGTATAAAAGTTCAAAACCAACAGCACATTCTCCTCTTGCCATTCGTGTTACGTGGTAAAAGACGTATTCATGTTCTGCCCAGTCCATCCTGTTTTAGACTCTGCCTTCACCTCAATAGGActaacaaacatacaaaaaaaactgtttggtcGCTTAAATAAACTCAATGCTTCTGTGCTTCGGGGTTAGTCATCTAAGAAGTCATCGTCAAGATTAACGTCTGTGGTATCGATATCATCAAGCTCCATGTTATCCAAATCATCCTCCAGTTCATCAATAACCTGAAGATAAAagtttttatcaaaacaaagttttatCGAAACAAAGTTTTATCAATCATGAAATAAACACTGTTTCACTAAAAGTATACTGTTTCTTCGACTGCATTCACTGTTTCACCCTTAGTATAAATACCTTCTGATCCGCTGCCGAAGCCTCTGTAGGTTTATCCTCCTCCTTTTCAACTGTCTGAGAGGGCTTGGCTTCTGTAGGGCTCACTAAAGGTAAAGCGGCGATAGCTGCCACCAAGGGGGCTAAAACACCCTCTTCCACTTCCTCTGATGCTTCATCTGCATCCTTCACCTATTGGACAAACACAAGCACTTTCCTCAgttaataaagattttttccagccgatgtaatttttttgtgattcaCAGCTTTTTATTACTTGAAATCATCCAGCTAATTCTTTGTAAACATTATCTTAATATCTTCAATATAAACTGTTTAAGGACAAGATTTAAATTTTGTTATCAATTGTTCCTTTTATGCTTGGTAAAAATCTATTAGATTTTGAGAAATTAGCCCAGTTTTCAAAGACTAGATCATAAATTAAAGGaataaaacaatgtgtgtttgtgtgagaggcCAACCTGTGGGGGAGTGGGGAATACACCTTTGGGTTCATACCCACTGGCTTCTTCCAGGACATTTCTCTCTTCATTGGGCTATAGAAGGAGAAAAGACAGATACGAGGTCATTCAGAAAAAATGATGTCGATGccactggctgtaattaagatATATCTGACTGTATTAAATTGATACAAAAACCTTCATAGAAGTTACAGGCAAGTaacaatttttatataatagaGCTTAGAAGTAAAGGTGCAGGAATTTAAGAGCTGCTTGCTTACTGTGACCAGTGGGTAATCAGAGGCAGGTCTGGTTTGCCCGAGGCTGGTCTCTCTCAGGTACTGCTCTGCAGTAAAGGCCTCTCTCAGGCCCGGGAATAGATTTTCATATTCGGTAGGGTCTGCCAGAGACTCAGCCGCTTTCTGATTGACCTTAGACAAGCTCTCTCTCCACAGCTTCACTACCCTAttataaaatacacagaaaagaaCCGTGAAAACACAGCATTTCATCGACTCAAACGTTATCTCtgcaataaattaaaaaaagactgTTTTTGTACGTAGTTTAGTGGAACGTTCTGAACATAggcaaacacatttttagtaGGTCATTCTGgtattacacatttatttatacttcTCACactattaataaatataatttcctCTACAATGTGAATATGATTGCAGACCTGGAAACTTGGCTGGGCAAATATGTGCGGGCCAGAAAGGCTGCTTCTGGCAAACGATTGGTCTTGATCAGTAGCTCCAAACAGTTGTCCAGTCTAGGTacagaagacaaaaataaactcaAGCAATACTAATATATTCAAAATAGCATTCTCTACATGAAACATTCTAACACCACTTATTAAGGAATAGTTTAGTCTTTGAACAATTTAAACAATTCATAAAGCAAATAATGACATTATGTTTAATTCAATCAAcctattttttttaagagagatgtatcaaaataatcatttgttcAATTCAAATATCTGACTATGTGATCCATTCGCAGTGGAACAACATGAAAGTAACCAAGATAAATAAAAAGCCTAATTATTCCTTTAACAGTGTAGAAAGATAAAGAAGACAAAATAATCTGTGCTTAGTCAACACACATATTTTTGTCTCCTGATACTTACTTTCCCTGCAGGAAGTAGGTCATAAAGGCGACATTATTTTTGCCGTCACGCTCGGCACCCTCTGCAAGCTTGGCAACCATAGAAGCGTTGCCAGATGCAGTGGCCAGCAGTAGCAGTCCTCCATAGTCCTGGGCGTGATGGAGGCACTCCTGTGCCAAACCAAACTGGCACTTACTGATGGCCAACTCTGCCAACTGCTTCCACTTCTGTTCCGACTACAAAAGATTAGGAAGTTTCATTAGAACAACCTGACTCTACCATGCACAATCTTACCTGCATTAAACAAAGAAGTAGGACAAAAAGTAGGGCATTTCAGTAAAACCATTTACAGTACCATTTACAGTAAGAAGCGATTTTGCAATTACatctaattttgtttttatggcaTTGGGCGTGaagtagtttatttatttggtcACCAGTAGGTGGAGCTGGTACCACCATTATTGTGTATGCTCCTGCATTATAATTTAGAATACCAAACCTCAGCTTCTACAGCTAGCTGGTAGGCGATCTTCAGTTCTCCCAACTGTAGCGACAACTCGAACCTGTGCTCTGGATCGGTAGACACAGCCAGAGCCTGCTGCTTGAAACCCTGCGGAGACAGACAGTTTTTGGCAAATGTGCAAGcgtttttttgcagtatttttgtttattgcttacttttttgttattattatgttaGCACAACAGCTTTCACTGCTTTTTGCAAAGAAAAGATTCTCACTTCGAACACAAAGTCTAACCTGTTTTTCCAAGAAGTGTGCAACCCTGGTCCTCTGTTCCTTAGGGATGGTTGGAAGCACCTTGTCGGCCATACCAAAATCTCTGCGCATGACTGCTGTCTGGTACTCCAGAACAGACACCAGCAGAGAGAAACTGACAATGTTCAGCTCCTTATCACCCAGATACAGACGGTCATCCTTAGGAATGTATCCCAGCAGGTACATGGTTCTATGGAAAGCAAAGCACTGTTAGACTATTCATTAACTCCAAGCGAAAGAAATCACATATTTGAGTGAAGACACTTTTAGACCCCACTGTATGTATCAAAAACACGTAAAACtttgaaataatttttgtttctaCCTATCCAGATGAGCAATGGTGACAATCTCTCCTCCGACAAAGTAGTTAAGTCGGTTGACTGAGCTGGTGTAGATGAAACAGTCTCCCACCCACAGGCCGGTCTTCACCACCTCCTGAATCTCTCCAAGGACCTGCacacaccaccaccaccacaaaATACTATAAGCTCAGGTCTTTatttgactgtgtgtgtattgaATTTATGCTTTTgaagaaatgtacatttttaacacCAAGGTATGCTGACCTCAAAAGCGTCTTCGATACCGTCTTCAGTAACTCCCTCATTTGACTCCTGAGATGCGGCCACTTTCTCTGACAGATAGCGCAGGATGAAGAAGGATTCCTCTGTGGCAATACACGCCAGCTCTCCAGAGTCTGACCAGAAAATCTAAGTAAAAGAGGCATCAAATAAGTTTAGACATTGCCACATCTTATAGAATTCACAAGCACTCAAGCAGTTACGTAACGCAAGTATATACTATATGATAGTAAAGAAAAAGTAAATACTCACGTGCTTGGGCTGAATCTCAATACGACGAATCAGCTCTGTGGTGTCCCAGTCATAGAAAGCCAAGCCATTAACTGACCGTACACCCAGCAGGAAACCCCCATAGATACCTagaaacacagaagaacatGGAACATGTGGAAACACACCTTAAACTCATTATAAAGCTGTTTAATGTTGCATGCTACCACACTTACATATTACATTCAGCatgaaattgatttattttagcaTGCATTCTACATAAGACAAACAAGGCATGCACATTTTCTGAACACCCGTGATATTTGATTCACATATAATATTTGCATAAAGAATTGCAGCCTGAAACCAGACCTACAG is from Triplophysa dalaica isolate WHDGS20190420 chromosome 3, ASM1584641v1, whole genome shotgun sequence and encodes:
- the copb2 gene encoding coatomer subunit beta' isoform X2, which encodes MPLRLDIKRKLTARSDRVKSVDLHPTEPWMLASLYNGSVCVWNHETQTLVKTFEVCDLPVRASKFVARKNWVITGADDMQIRVFNYNTLERVHMFEAHSDYIRCIAVHPTQPYILTSSDDMLIKLWDWEKKWSCSQVFEGHTHYVMQIVINPKDNNQFASASLDRTIKVWQLGSSSPNFTLEGHDKGVNCIDYYSGGDKPYLISGADDRLVKIWDYQNKTCVQTLEGHAQNVSCVNFHPELPIIITGSEDGTVRIWHSSTYRLESTLNYGMERVWCVSGLRGSNSVALGYDEGSIIIKLGREEPAMSMDTSGKIIWAKHSEVQQANLKAMGDAEIKDGERLALAVKDMGSCEIYPQTIQHNPNGRFVVVCGDGEYIIYTAMALRNKSFGSAQEFVWAHDSSEYAIRESSSVVKIFKNFKEKKSFKPDFGAEGIYGGFLLGVRSVNGLAFYDWDTTELIRRIEIQPKHIFWSDSGELACIATEESFFILRYLSEKVAASQESNEGVTEDGIEDAFEVLGEIQEVVKTGLWVGDCFIYTSSVNRLNYFVGGEIVTIAHLDRTMYLLGYIPKDDRLYLGDKELNIVSFSLLVSVLEYQTAVMRRDFGMADKVLPTIPKEQRTRVAHFLEKQGFKQQALAVSTDPEHRFELSLQLGELKIAYQLAVEAESEQKWKQLAELAISKCQFGLAQECLHHAQDYGGLLLLATASGNASMVAKLAEGAERDGKNNVAFMTYFLQGKLDNCLELLIKTNRLPEAAFLARTYLPSQVSRVVKLWRESLSKVNQKAAESLADPTEYENLFPGLREAFTAEQYLRETSLGQTRPASDYPLVTPNEERNVLEEASGYEPKGVFPTPPQVKDADEASEEVEEGVLAPLVAAIAALPLVSPTEAKPSQTVEKEEDKPTEASAADQKVIDELEDDLDNMELDDIDTTDVNLDDDFLDD